The Carnobacterium sp. 17-4 genome has a window encoding:
- a CDS encoding helix-turn-helix domain-containing protein — MEINLILKQKRKELKLTQEQVAQKIFVSQKSVSNWETGKTFPDIYSLIRLAQLYDLSLDNLLLEESDIVEDIDKKIKVASIFNNVWFFIIGGTLGYVLLVHTLFNEPLSILHVIRGVIIFSAYYLFNNYSKSKKYKYLFDSLFIIGLSALLTILWSLIRWAVVSGL, encoded by the coding sequence ATGGAAATTAATTTAATTTTGAAACAAAAAAGAAAAGAGCTAAAGTTAACTCAAGAACAAGTAGCACAAAAAATATTTGTCTCTCAAAAATCAGTTTCAAATTGGGAGACCGGGAAAACATTCCCTGATATTTACAGTTTAATTCGATTAGCTCAATTATATGATTTATCTTTAGATAATTTATTGTTGGAGGAATCCGATATTGTTGAAGATATAGATAAAAAAATTAAAGTCGCTTCAATTTTTAACAATGTATGGTTTTTTATTATCGGAGGAACGTTAGGTTATGTGTTGCTAGTCCATACTCTTTTTAATGAGCCATTAAGTATTTTACATGTTATACGTGGAGTCATTATTTTTAGTGCCTATTATCTTTTCAACAACTATTCAAAATCAAAAAAATATAAGTATCTTTTTGATAGTTTATTTATTATTGGTTTAAGTGCTTTATTAACTATCTTATGGAGTTTGATTCGTTGGGCTGTTGTTTCTGGTCTATAA
- a CDS encoding glycoside hydrolase family 43 protein: MKFKNPIISGFYPDPSICRVENDFYLVTSTFEYFPGVPIFHSTDLVNWDQIGHCLTTTQQLPLNDTPSSCGIYAPTIRYHEGVFYVVTTNVLEGGNFFVTAINPAGPWSEPIWFENSQGIDPSLFFDEDGKCYLTGTSGNHEKSGIYQVEIDIKTGKYLSERKFIWEGTGGAFPEGPHLYKIGKYYYLMISEGGTEYGHMLTISRSKNLYGPFESYEGNPIMTHRSKNHPIQATGHADLVQHTDSSWWAVFLAFRPIGYPKKHHLGRETFLAPITWTEAGWPIVGDNGIIGEEIESESITSAQHVEWKERDDFDQSVLDFKWIFRRNLLKENYLLNGEEGFLSLIGSSATLRDTATHTFVGRRQEHFDCEISTSLQFKPQDSEEAGLTIFANENFHYEIGLRNMNGKTEVFFRKNIGSISVIEKQLDYEENTIEFRIISDAECYSFEIVSPTGDVTSLGTGECGLLSTEVAGGFTGNVFGLYATGNGEQSRNEARFNWFNYKIARK; the protein is encoded by the coding sequence ATGAAATTTAAAAATCCGATTATCAGCGGCTTTTACCCAGATCCAAGCATTTGCAGAGTGGAAAACGACTTTTATTTAGTGACCAGTACATTCGAGTATTTTCCTGGTGTACCGATTTTCCATAGTACCGATTTAGTGAATTGGGACCAAATAGGTCATTGTTTAACGACAACACAACAGTTACCTTTGAATGATACACCAAGTTCTTGTGGAATTTATGCACCTACGATTCGTTATCATGAGGGTGTATTTTATGTTGTGACAACAAATGTATTAGAGGGTGGGAACTTTTTCGTTACAGCTATCAATCCAGCCGGCCCATGGTCAGAACCTATTTGGTTTGAAAATAGCCAAGGAATTGATCCGTCGCTATTTTTTGATGAGGACGGCAAATGTTACCTAACTGGAACAAGTGGCAACCATGAAAAATCTGGTATCTATCAAGTGGAAATCGATATAAAAACTGGGAAATACTTATCTGAACGGAAATTTATTTGGGAAGGAACTGGCGGAGCTTTCCCGGAAGGGCCACATCTTTATAAGATAGGGAAGTATTATTACTTAATGATTTCAGAAGGAGGAACAGAGTACGGGCACATGCTGACGATTTCTAGAAGTAAGAATCTCTATGGACCCTTTGAAAGTTATGAAGGGAACCCGATCATGACCCATCGTAGTAAGAATCATCCGATACAAGCAACCGGTCATGCTGATTTAGTACAACATACAGATAGTTCTTGGTGGGCTGTTTTCTTAGCATTTAGACCAATTGGGTATCCAAAGAAACATCATTTAGGACGCGAAACATTCTTAGCTCCCATAACGTGGACAGAAGCTGGATGGCCAATAGTTGGAGACAACGGCATTATTGGTGAAGAAATTGAAAGTGAGTCTATTACATCAGCACAACATGTGGAATGGAAAGAACGAGATGATTTTGATCAATCTGTATTAGATTTTAAGTGGATCTTCAGAAGAAACCTGCTTAAAGAAAATTATCTATTGAATGGTGAAGAAGGTTTCTTAAGTTTGATTGGTTCGTCAGCAACCTTAAGAGATACTGCGACACATACTTTCGTTGGTCGCCGACAAGAACATTTTGACTGTGAAATTTCAACATCGCTTCAATTTAAACCGCAAGATTCAGAAGAAGCTGGACTGACGATTTTTGCTAATGAAAATTTCCATTATGAAATCGGTCTAAGAAATATGAACGGAAAAACAGAAGTCTTTTTCAGAAAAAATATTGGTTCAATAAGTGTTATTGAAAAACAGTTGGATTATGAAGAGAATACAATTGAATTCCGTATCATATCTGATGCTGAATGCTATAGCTTTGAGATCGTTTCGCCAACTGGTGACGTCACTAGTTTAGGGACTGGAGAATGCGGCTTGTTGTCAACCGAAGTAGCAGGTGGATTTACAGGGAATGTCTTTGGGTTATATGCAACTGGTAATGGTGAACAAAGCCGCAATGAAGCTCGATTCAACTGGTTTAACTATAAAATAGCTAGAAAATAG
- a CDS encoding RNA polymerase sigma factor: MNRLEEEYEKIYPKIYAFFYAKTGNQATAQDLCQDTFYEACKNITSFNSHSTLSTWIFSIAINLLKKYYRKNKYQQSLMQKLALIPETEIHSLEGLTEINEDTKILLHHISKLDDVAREIVLLRIYGELSFLEIGALIGKSENYARVTFHRLKLKIQKLMEVTL, translated from the coding sequence ATGAATAGGCTTGAGGAAGAATACGAAAAGATCTATCCGAAAATATATGCGTTTTTCTATGCTAAGACAGGAAATCAGGCGACTGCTCAAGATCTTTGCCAGGACACCTTTTATGAAGCGTGTAAAAATATAACATCTTTTAATAGTCATTCCACCTTATCGACATGGATATTTTCGATTGCCATTAATTTGTTGAAAAAGTATTACCGCAAAAATAAGTATCAGCAAAGCTTAATGCAAAAACTCGCACTAATTCCAGAAACTGAAATTCATTCATTAGAAGGGTTGACGGAAATCAATGAAGATACAAAAATACTTTTGCACCATATTTCAAAATTGGATGACGTTGCAAGAGAAATCGTATTGTTGCGCATATATGGAGAGCTGAGTTTTTTAGAAATCGGCGCATTGATTGGTAAATCAGAAAACTACGCGCGTGTGACATTTCATCGCTTGAAATTAAAAATTCAAAAACTAATGGAGGTGACACTATGA
- a CDS encoding zf-HC2 domain-containing protein has protein sequence MNKDKDCAILQDLLPLYEEKLLHPDTEEFIEEHLKRCQECRHIAKNSHIPLPAEVKTGEPSKKMIQKITLRLTTIQIFFVTIAFVLALGTTVMNNSSGFILSYTILGAVTYLFYRSTLVAVLLAVVPTFVWNCLIYMTDSFGEFYTESFSDGVLIVLVSLIMYLVFTIIGVFIGYCILKIKEEN, from the coding sequence ATGAATAAGGATAAGGATTGTGCAATTTTGCAAGATCTGTTACCGTTATACGAAGAAAAATTATTGCATCCGGATACGGAAGAGTTTATCGAAGAGCATTTGAAAAGATGTCAAGAATGCCGGCATATCGCAAAAAATTCCCATATCCCTCTACCTGCTGAAGTGAAGACAGGTGAGCCTTCCAAAAAGATGATCCAAAAAATAACCTTACGATTAACAACGATACAAATATTCTTTGTAACAATTGCGTTTGTATTAGCGCTCGGTACAACAGTTATGAATAATAGCTCAGGATTTATCTTGTCCTACACTATTTTAGGGGCAGTAACCTATCTGTTTTACCGTTCGACCCTCGTTGCTGTATTACTTGCAGTTGTGCCGACATTCGTCTGGAATTGCCTGATATATATGACAGATTCGTTCGGTGAATTCTATACTGAAAGTTTTTCGGATGGAGTTCTGATAGTCCTGGTTTCACTGATCATGTATTTAGTGTTTACAATTATCGGAGTCTTCATCGGCTATTGTATTCTTAAAATAAAGGAGGAAAATTAA
- a CDS encoding YfjL-like protein — MKKKIIYSVVAISLIAIVGFAYIQMSGNPIEKNRSKESLEEFLEQAYPDMDYEIKRLAEYGWVDDTFRFNVVARDSIGVETIYPFDVSAFEPYEILDDTIHVSSIDKEASNKLNQEAEQYILALLQEKVPEIDGVSTDVEVYGNVAEEWTPQLKTPKPILIMTGMDKGDLTKEQMLEQGKAIQQQLNDESIDYYSAEVGYRSFIDGEEIYDYVSFTPEKKLTIKDVN; from the coding sequence ATGAAAAAGAAAATAATATACAGTGTGGTGGCAATCTCATTAATTGCTATCGTAGGGTTCGCCTATATACAAATGAGCGGAAATCCAATTGAGAAAAACAGATCAAAGGAGAGTCTAGAGGAGTTTTTAGAACAAGCGTATCCGGACATGGACTACGAGATCAAGCGGTTGGCAGAATATGGATGGGTTGATGACACTTTTCGGTTTAATGTAGTGGCAAGGGATTCGATAGGAGTTGAAACCATCTATCCGTTCGATGTCTCCGCTTTCGAACCGTATGAAATCCTTGACGATACGATCCACGTATCCAGCATAGATAAAGAGGCGTCAAACAAATTAAATCAAGAGGCAGAGCAGTATATTTTAGCGCTTCTTCAGGAAAAAGTTCCAGAAATCGATGGAGTCTCAACAGATGTAGAGGTTTATGGTAATGTTGCTGAGGAATGGACACCACAATTGAAAACCCCAAAGCCTATTCTCATTATGACGGGAATGGATAAAGGCGACTTGACAAAAGAGCAGATGCTGGAGCAGGGTAAGGCAATCCAACAGCAATTGAATGATGAATCTATTGATTATTATTCAGCTGAAGTAGGGTATCGTAGCTTTATTGATGGTGAAGAAATTTATGATTATGTTAGTTTTACGCCAGAAAAAAAGTTAACGATAAAAGATGTCAATTAA